One Candidatus Woesearchaeota archaeon genomic region harbors:
- a CDS encoding fused MFS/spermidine synthase: MNRVQIINRIINFAQASYPYAVVFLAGAAVMILELLGTRIISPYYGTTLFVWSALITVTLVFLAIGYYLGGKAVDMPSLFGKMEYAIAISGLLFIVIPKISARILLLSNSLGNRMGPLSAAALLFGPAFVLLGMVVPYCVKSATKKLESVGNSSGKVYASSTIGSVVGTLAAGFYLIPNFRLSTVISCTGILLILISVLGMAVKKSYRVVALSLAAMVILMLVPSYSVAMKDGSEIVYSKDSIMGKIVVVDKGSERYLLVDGATQAGIFRDGEKSGKSILIYPDYMLLGISPGFKSALVIGLGGGVLSKELEEFGLDVESVEIDNEIAKVAMDYFGFEGTAVIQDGRAFLRNSQENYDMIILDVYSGYSVPHYMLSRESFEEAKARLSPGGVLVVNTLGYLDSGLQQSVYATLVSVFSDVKILHDDPSDLMNIVFFVSDGAVNFYPENVCVRKGCSEQEEEMLQIYLKRQRQSLAGGTLLTDDYSPVDLLQARSQDEWRRINLNFYGEGVLLSG; the protein is encoded by the coding sequence TTGAACAGGGTTCAAATCATAAACCGAATCATAAATTTTGCCCAGGCAAGCTATCCATACGCTGTTGTGTTCCTTGCCGGAGCAGCTGTGATGATACTCGAGCTCCTTGGAACCAGGATAATATCACCATATTATGGCACGACCCTGTTTGTATGGAGTGCATTGATAACAGTTACGCTTGTGTTTCTGGCAATTGGATATTACTTAGGCGGAAAGGCAGTTGACATGCCCTCTTTGTTCGGGAAAATGGAATATGCTATAGCCATTTCAGGGTTGCTGTTCATAGTTATTCCCAAGATTTCAGCCAGGATTCTGCTGCTGAGCAACAGTTTGGGCAATAGGATGGGGCCATTGTCTGCTGCTGCTCTTCTGTTTGGCCCGGCATTTGTATTGCTGGGCATGGTCGTGCCCTACTGCGTTAAGTCTGCGACAAAAAAGCTTGAATCAGTAGGCAATTCTTCGGGCAAAGTTTATGCATCATCCACAATTGGAAGTGTTGTTGGAACACTCGCAGCAGGATTCTATTTAATCCCTAATTTCCGGTTGAGCACAGTCATAAGTTGCACAGGGATTCTTCTCATCTTGATTTCAGTGCTTGGCATGGCCGTGAAAAAGAGTTACAGGGTTGTTGCGCTGAGCCTGGCTGCCATGGTTATCCTGATGCTTGTTCCATCTTATTCTGTCGCCATGAAGGACGGCAGCGAAATTGTGTACAGCAAGGACAGCATTATGGGAAAAATAGTTGTTGTGGACAAAGGCAGTGAAAGATATCTGTTGGTAGATGGCGCCACCCAGGCAGGGATTTTCAGGGATGGCGAAAAAAGCGGAAAGTCAATTTTGATTTATCCTGACTATATGTTGCTGGGGATTTCTCCGGGCTTTAAGTCTGCGCTGGTCATCGGCTTGGGAGGAGGGGTTTTATCCAAAGAACTGGAGGAATTTGGGCTTGATGTTGAGTCAGTGGAAATAGACAATGAGATTGCCAAGGTTGCAATGGATTATTTTGGCTTTGAAGGGACGGCAGTAATCCAGGATGGCCGGGCTTTCCTCAGGAATTCACAGGAAAATTATGACATGATCATTCTGGATGTCTATTCGGGCTATAGCGTGCCGCATTACATGCTTTCACGCGAGTCCTTTGAAGAGGCCAAGGCCAGGCTGTCGCCAGGGGGAGTCTTGGTCGTCAATACGCTTGGCTATCTTGATTCAGGGCTGCAGCAATCTGTATATGCCACACTGGTAAGTGTGTTTTCCGATGTGAAGATTTTGCACGATGACCCATCTGATCTTATGAATATTGTTTTCTTCGTATCAGATGGAGCAGTCAATTTCTATCCTGAGAATGTTTGCGTGAGAAAGGGCTGCAGCGAACAGGAAGAGGAAATGCTGCAGATTTACCTGAAAAGGCAAAGGCAAAGCCTTGCCGGGGGAACCCTGTTGACAGATGATTACAGCCCGGTTGACTTATTGCAAGCCAGAAGCCAGGATGAATGGAGAAGGATTAACCTGAACTTTTATGGGGAAGGAGTGTTGCTGAGTGGATAA